In one window of Juglans regia cultivar Chandler chromosome 3, Walnut 2.0, whole genome shotgun sequence DNA:
- the LOC118347976 gene encoding uncharacterized protein LOC118347976, with protein sequence MEQMAWLCMGDFNKILTNVEKFGAANKPISQMESFREALYDCELTDLGYKRSMYTWSNKREGGEFTKERLDRVLGNGDMQMSYSSCLVQVLHVMHFDHNPLFILCECEDEMQRRLVKIFRYEALWSKKQECKELIKRVWGASITGCNTMSSLKLGLAHCRNQLTHWSKAVRGDHKKQLSLKRDMIQELQNISHGDFNETIKGLQAEVDVILEDEDFKWTQRAKEKWL encoded by the coding sequence ATGGAACAGATGGCATGGTTGTGCATGGGGGATTTTAACAAAATCCTGACTAATGTTGAAAAGTTTGGTGCTGCTAATAAACCAATCTCTCAGATGGAGAGTTTCAGAGAGGCCCTCTATGATTGTGAGTTAACTGACTTGGGGTATAAGAGATCCATGTATACCTGGAGCAATAAGAGAGAAGGGGGAGAGTTTACCAAAGAGAGACTAGACAGGGTCTTAGGCAATGGTGATATGCAAATGTCCTATAGTAGCTGTCTTGTCCAAGTCTTACATGTGATGCACTTTGATCACaatcctttatttattttatgtgagtgTGAAGATGAGATGCAAAGAAGACTTGTGAAGATTTTCAGATATGAAGCTCTTTGGTCCAAGAAGCAAGAGTGTAAAGAGTTAATTAAAAGGGTATGGGGTGCTTCAATCACAGGCTGTAATACTATGAGCTCTCTGAAACTTGGTCTTGCTCATTGTAGAAACCAATTGACACATTGGTCCAAAGCAGTGAGAGGGGACCATAAGAAGCAACTTAGCCTCAAAAGGGATATGATTCAGGAATTACAGAATATAAGTCACGGGGACTTTAATGAGACTATCAAGGGGCTTCAAGCAGAGGTTGATGTTATATTGGAGGATGAGGACTTCAAATGGACGCAAAGAGCCAAGGAGAAGTGGCTTTAA
- the LOC108998058 gene encoding uncharacterized protein LOC108998058 encodes MPSGGKKRRAAKKKKGSETHTIKLSTNNTRGNDDWSQDGKESDNSPASRDQDSDQNPFNEGSEDLEERDPSSIQSFVAEDKSMEGFPINVEGVQKIGLEDDGVIEIERELKSGENFESKNGSIEHVELAKESHDGNDQSSSSSSSDDEARVTNGKPKEAYNSVLEASSYDDLVKPVDSSPAEVMWVNENPSVGETVNLIAETAPFIESVKTVASVSQETSHRTESAPVENPVIADVVESGPKENPLVESPNLMVSVPQETIYMTESASIQNQVIADVVESGPKENPVVEFPNPAVSVSLETIHMTESAPVENPVFADVVESGPKENPLVESPNPAVSVSHETIHLTESAPVENTVVADVVELGPKENPLVESPKPALSVSLERIHMTESAPVVNPVVADVVESRSNESDEKLLRKSSQAPVAVMDLTMNNNEDSIFPLSNDNVQASLAVVESVSNGYEVKILPSSSVPVAATSDSAAHVKDSEIPEYSERQPPLAPAPQMVKRTSWLSCCGLFEVLTGTGR; translated from the exons ATGCCTTCAGGTGGTAAGAAGAGAAGGGccgcaaagaaaaagaaaggcagCGAAACCCACACCATCAAGCTCTCAACCAACAACACTCGAG GAAATGACGATTGGTCCCAAGATGGGAAGGAAAGTGATAATAGCCCTGCATCTCGGGACCAGGATAGTGACCAAAATCCATTTAACGAGGGAAGCGAGGACTTGGAGGAGAGAGACCCTTCATCCATTCAGTCATTTGTTGCCGAGGACAAGTCTATGGAGGGATTCCCTATTAATGTAGAGGGTGTACAGAAAATAGGCTTAGAGGATGATGGTGTTATTGAAATTGAAAGGGAATTGAAATCGGGGGAGAACTTTGAGAGCAAAAATGGTAGCATTGAGCACGTTGAGTTGGCCAAGGAATCACATGATGGCAATGATCAGAGCTCTAGCAGTAGTAGTTCAGATGATGAGGCACGAGTCACTAATGGTAAACCAAAGGAGGCCTACAATTCAGTTTTGGAAGCAAGTTCGTATGATGACTTGGTTAAGCCTGTGGATTCTTCGCCTGCAGAAGTGATGTGGGTTAATGAAAATCCATCAGTTGGGGAGACTGTTAATTTAATTGCTGAAACTGCCCCTTTTATTGAATCTGTAAAGACAGTGGCATCTGTTTCCCAGGAGACAAGTCACAGGACTGAAAGTGCTCCAGTTGAGAATCCAGTGATTGCTGATGTTGTTGAATCAGGACCAAAAGAAAACCCTCTTGTTGAATCTCCTAATCTGATGGTTTCTGTGCCCCAGGAGACAATTTACATGACTGAAAGTGCTTCAATTCAGAATCAAGTTATTGCTGATGTTGTTGAATCAGGACCAAAAGAAAATCCTGTTGTTGAATTTCCTAATCCAGCAGTATCTGTGTCCCTGGAGACCATTCACATGACTGAAAGTGCTCCAGTTGAGAATCCAGTGTTTGCTGATGTGGTTGAATCAGGACCAAAAGAAAACCCTCTTGTCGAATCTCCTAATCCGGCAGTGTCTGTGTCCCATGAGACAATTCACTTGACTGAAAGTGCTCCAGTTGAGAATACCGTGGTTGCTGATGTGGTTGAATTGGGACCAAAAGAAAACCCTCTTGTCGAATCTCCTAAGCCAGCATTATCTGTGTCCCTGGAGAGAATTCACATGACTGAAAGTGCTCCAGTTGTGAATCCAGTGGTTGCTGATGTGGTTGAATCAAGATCAAATGAAAGTGATGAAAAGTTGTTGCGTAAATCAAGTCAGGCTCCAGTAGCTGTGATGGATTTGacaatgaataataatgaggaTAGCATATTTCCTTTATCTAATGATAATGTTCAGGCATCGTTGGCCGTGGTGGAATCAGTGTCAAATGGATATGAGGTTAAAATATTGCCATCATCTAGTGTTCCTGTTGCTGCAACTAGTGATAGTGCAGCACATGTCAAAGATTCTGAGATTCCTGAATATTCTGAAAGACAG CCTCCGCTAGCACCAGCCCCACAAATGGTGAAAAGAACCTCCTGGCTGAGTTGCTGTGGATTGTTTGAGGTTCTAACAGGCACCGGGAGATAA